One genomic window of endosymbiont of Galathealinum brachiosum includes the following:
- the dapC gene encoding succinyldiaminopimelate transaminase yields MNPDLNHLHPYPFEKLAKLKAGISPNNELAHIALSIGEPKHEPPAFVLEELVNSLSKIANYPLTKGTPELRQSIANWLTHRFKLPADSLDIEKNILPVNGTREALFAFAQAMIKRGDNALVCMPNPFYQIYEGAAILAGAEPYFYNTTADTNYLPDFEAIEDTTWQRCQLIYICTPGNPTGSVISKQQMQWLINKAEEFDFIIASDECYSEIYFDDEKPPCGLLEAAAEMGNTDYKRCVVFHSLSKRSNLPGLRSGFVAGDADIMQAFLKYRTYHGCAMSGHHQYASICAWDDEQHVIDSRAIYREKFKTVLEIISPVMDVKLPDAGFYLWPRTPIADTDFAQQLFAEKNITVLPGQYLSRTANNINPGENHIRMALVATLEETTEAAHRIKHFLETR; encoded by the coding sequence ATGAACCCAGATCTCAATCATCTACATCCTTACCCTTTTGAAAAACTGGCTAAGCTAAAAGCAGGCATTTCACCTAATAACGAGTTAGCGCATATCGCTCTATCCATAGGCGAACCTAAACATGAGCCACCGGCCTTTGTGCTTGAAGAACTGGTAAATTCATTAAGTAAAATAGCTAATTACCCTTTAACTAAGGGCACACCTGAATTACGTCAATCTATTGCTAACTGGTTAACACACCGCTTTAAATTACCGGCTGATAGTCTGGATATTGAAAAGAACATATTGCCGGTTAATGGAACCCGTGAAGCTTTATTTGCGTTTGCTCAGGCAATGATCAAACGCGGAGACAATGCTCTAGTCTGTATGCCAAATCCGTTTTATCAAATTTACGAAGGCGCGGCTATTTTAGCGGGTGCTGAACCCTACTTTTATAACACTACGGCTGATACAAACTATCTGCCCGACTTTGAAGCTATTGAGGATACAACCTGGCAACGCTGTCAGTTAATTTATATTTGCACACCTGGCAACCCAACCGGATCTGTTATTTCAAAACAGCAGATGCAGTGGTTAATTAATAAAGCAGAAGAGTTTGATTTTATTATTGCTTCAGATGAGTGTTATTCAGAAATCTATTTTGACGATGAAAAACCACCCTGCGGATTATTAGAAGCTGCAGCTGAAATGGGCAACACAGATTATAAACGTTGTGTTGTTTTTCATAGTTTATCCAAGCGCTCTAACCTGCCTGGTTTAAGATCCGGCTTTGTCGCAGGTGACGCTGATATTATGCAGGCATTTTTAAAATACCGCACCTATCACGGCTGTGCTATGTCAGGCCATCATCAATATGCCAGCATTTGCGCATGGGATGATGAACAACATGTTATTGATAGCCGAGCGATTTACAGAGAAAAATTTAAAACTGTATTAGAGATAATTTCGCCTGTTATGGACGTTAAGTTACCTGATGCAGGCTTTTATCTGTGGCCCAGAACACCAATAGCAGACACGGATTTTGCACAACAGTTATTTGCTGAAAAAAACATTACCGTATTACCCGGGCAATATTTATCACGCACCGCGAATAATATTAATCCTGGCGAAAACCATATTCGTATGGCTCTAGTAGCAACACTTGAAGAAACTACTGAAGCTGCACATCGTATTAAACACTTTTTAGAAACACGCTAA
- a CDS encoding zinc/manganese transporter permease codes for MNWSAVQWSILGPALIAGLLVTATHVPLGQRVLRRGIIFLDLAIAQVAGLGLIIAYSFDWEPGGWQVQLVAISAAIVGVLFLNYSDKHWPKIQEPLIGSLFILASSGSVLLLATNPHGGDQLKDLLVGQILWVSFDQIIPVVILYSVILGLWFAYAQRVSSLIFYLLFAVTITASVQLVGIYLVFASLIFPALAIRNVSEYALIYGYMVSVVGYILGLFFAAVFDLPAGAMIVYSLALSAILFLAYRKIKK; via the coding sequence GTGAACTGGTCTGCTGTTCAATGGAGCATACTTGGTCCGGCATTAATTGCTGGCTTATTAGTGACTGCCACGCATGTACCCTTAGGGCAGCGTGTATTGCGACGAGGTATTATTTTTCTTGATTTGGCTATTGCGCAGGTTGCCGGCCTGGGGCTTATTATTGCATATAGTTTTGACTGGGAGCCGGGTGGATGGCAGGTTCAGTTGGTGGCGATAAGTGCTGCAATAGTGGGTGTGTTGTTCCTTAATTATTCGGATAAACATTGGCCAAAAATACAGGAGCCCTTGATAGGGTCATTATTTATTCTAGCTTCTAGTGGCAGTGTTTTACTATTAGCAACAAATCCCCACGGTGGTGATCAATTAAAGGATTTACTGGTCGGTCAGATTCTTTGGGTTAGCTTCGATCAAATCATTCCAGTGGTTATATTGTATTCGGTGATTCTTGGTTTATGGTTTGCTTATGCCCAACGTGTTAGTTCGCTTATCTTTTATTTATTATTTGCGGTGACAATTACTGCATCGGTTCAGTTAGTGGGTATTTATCTTGTTTTTGCAAGCTTGATATTTCCAGCATTGGCGATAAGAAATGTGTCTGAATATGCTTTGATTTACGGTTATATGGTCAGTGTGGTCGGTTATATATTGGGGCTGTTTTTTGCAGCGGTATTTGATTTACCCGCGGGAGCAATGATTGTTTATAGTCTTGCGCTTTCGGCGATATTATTTTTAGCTTATAGAAAAATTAAAAAATAA
- a CDS encoding two-component system response regulator, producing MPEKTNDQIDTELNSASKKHTDIAEKILIVDDEKLHQYSLMELMKQNGYDVECVSSGDAAIDRIQLNNIGIVLLDLNMDGINGEDVMRFISENNINTTIIVVSGETSFEAAENALKHGAYDYIRKPYSIDNLLNSVNNATKKRQLESDNHKMHIQLRESEKLHRYIVNKSPDIVYILDGEGRFTFINKRIETLLGYKVREVIGKHYTELVHDDDKEKAKFKFNERRTGKRASINIELKLKCKNNDQPRNFDNRILPIEINSVGVYNSHDADPGKKFIGTYGIARDITDRIEAEEIIRFQAYHDMLTRLPNRTLLNDRLSQALTHARRNKSNLSVMFLDLDRFKMINDTLGHIVGDHLLQAVAMRLRHCLREGDTLARLGGDEFTLLLPEVQSKNDAELVARKIIKSLTMPFKIDNHELFVSTSIGISHFPEDGDSIESLIKHADIAMYSVKGSGKNGYQFYDNKMINAYSTHLSLENDLRRALEDEQFEIYYQPQINIETREVFAMEALIRWNHPERGLISPGEFIELAEETRLIKQIGHWMLHNACAELKHWRNLGLGNIRIAINVSAIQLEQNDFVDFVLSILHKNEIPGENLEIEITENTLMHDTDDGILKLRELSSHGIKIAIDDFGTGYSSLNYLKRLPIDTLKIDQSFIRDMSNSDEDSSIIKAIIAMAKGLKLNIISEGVETEAQSEQLREWRCKNMQGFLFGRPMPCIEALDMLKNNALKKIHVVK from the coding sequence ATGCCAGAGAAAACAAACGATCAAATTGACACTGAATTAAACTCAGCCAGTAAAAAACATACTGATATTGCTGAAAAAATTCTGATAGTCGATGACGAAAAACTCCATCAATATAGTTTGATGGAATTAATGAAACAAAATGGTTACGATGTTGAATGCGTAAGCAGCGGTGATGCTGCGATTGACCGAATTCAACTCAACAATATTGGCATTGTACTTCTTGACCTGAACATGGATGGCATAAACGGTGAAGATGTTATGCGTTTCATTTCTGAAAATAACATTAACACTACAATTATAGTTGTAAGTGGTGAAACATCATTTGAAGCAGCAGAAAATGCTCTCAAGCATGGCGCATATGACTACATTCGTAAACCCTACTCCATTGACAACTTACTCAATTCGGTAAATAACGCCACAAAAAAACGCCAGCTTGAATCTGACAACCATAAAATGCATATACAACTCAGAGAATCTGAAAAGCTGCATCGTTATATTGTCAATAAATCACCCGATATTGTTTACATACTTGATGGCGAAGGCCGTTTCACCTTTATAAATAAGCGCATTGAAACTTTACTCGGATATAAAGTAAGAGAAGTAATAGGAAAACATTACACCGAATTAGTACATGATGATGACAAAGAAAAAGCCAAATTCAAATTCAATGAACGACGCACTGGTAAGCGTGCAAGCATTAATATTGAGTTAAAACTCAAGTGCAAAAACAATGATCAACCACGCAATTTTGACAATAGAATTTTACCAATAGAAATAAATTCTGTGGGTGTATATAACTCTCACGATGCAGATCCCGGTAAGAAATTTATTGGCACATACGGTATTGCACGTGATATTACCGACCGTATTGAAGCAGAGGAAATCATTCGTTTTCAGGCATATCACGATATGCTCACTCGACTGCCAAATCGCACCTTATTAAACGACCGTTTAAGTCAGGCGTTAACACATGCACGCCGCAATAAAAGTAATTTATCAGTTATGTTCCTCGACCTTGATCGATTTAAAATGATCAATGACACATTAGGACATATTGTTGGTGACCATTTATTACAGGCCGTTGCAATGCGCTTACGCCATTGTTTACGCGAAGGCGATACTTTAGCGCGTCTGGGTGGAGATGAATTCACTTTATTATTACCTGAAGTACAAAGTAAAAATGATGCCGAGCTCGTTGCTAGAAAAATAATTAAATCACTTACCATGCCCTTTAAAATTGATAATCATGAATTATTTGTTAGCACAAGCATTGGTATTTCACACTTTCCTGAAGACGGTGATTCTATAGAGTCACTCATTAAACATGCAGATATTGCCATGTATTCGGTTAAAGGTAGTGGGAAAAATGGTTATCAATTTTATGATAACAAGATGATCAATGCATACTCTACTCATCTATCTCTTGAAAATGATTTGCGCAGAGCTCTGGAAGATGAACAGTTCGAAATATACTATCAACCACAGATAAATATAGAAACTCGAGAAGTTTTTGCGATGGAAGCCCTCATAAGATGGAACCATCCAGAACGCGGCTTAATAAGCCCGGGTGAATTTATTGAGCTCGCAGAAGAAACGCGACTTATAAAACAAATAGGCCACTGGATGTTACACAATGCCTGCGCTGAGCTTAAACACTGGCGTAATCTAGGGCTGGGAAATATTCGTATTGCCATAAATGTATCGGCTATACAGCTTGAACAAAATGATTTTGTTGATTTTGTTCTTAGCATTCTGCATAAAAATGAGATACCCGGTGAAAACCTGGAAATTGAGATAACCGAAAATACATTAATGCACGATACTGATGATGGCATTCTTAAATTAAGAGAGCTTAGTTCGCACGGAATTAAAATAGCCATAGATGATTTTGGTACCGGTTATTCATCATTAAACTATTTGAAACGTCTACCCATTGATACACTAAAAATCGATCAGTCTTTTATCAGAGACATGTCAAATAGCGATGAAGACTCTTCCATTATTAAAGCCATAATAGCTATGGCAAAAGGTCTTAAGTTAAATATTATTTCCGAAGGTGTTGAAACTGAAGCTCAGTCTGAGCAATTAAGAGAATGGCGCTGCAAGAACATGCAAGGATTTCTTTTTGGACGCCCAATGCCCTGCATCGAAGCACTGGATATGCTGAAAAACAATGCCTTAAAGAAAATTCATGTCGTTAAATAA
- a CDS encoding zinc ABC transporter substrate-binding protein: protein MKTCIRSLSIVVMLFISTSLMAEINVFACEPEWASLVDELGGERLSSYAATTAYQDPHHIEARPGLISKIRKADLVVCSGADLEAGWLPILLRQVSNQRLMPGKIGHFEAAKMVERLDVPIDTDRSMGDVHEAGNPHVHLDPRRIQIIAKALMVRLKQVDPQGAEYYQLRFDDFTQRWQQAILQWKQQASALQGKRIVVHHRDWVYLFDWLGIEIAGALEPKPGLPATPGHLVLLKQLVTAKPVDMIVHTPYQSTKAAKRLSQITNTPVVELPYTVGGADQVNDLFDLFSITIEKLKSGLL from the coding sequence ATGAAAACCTGCATTCGATCTTTATCAATTGTGGTTATGCTGTTTATCAGTACGTCACTTATGGCAGAAATAAATGTGTTTGCCTGTGAGCCAGAATGGGCCTCACTGGTGGATGAACTTGGTGGGGAGAGACTGAGTAGTTATGCAGCGACTACGGCTTATCAGGATCCACATCATATAGAAGCGCGCCCAGGTCTGATTTCCAAAATACGTAAGGCAGATCTGGTGGTGTGTAGTGGAGCAGATCTGGAGGCTGGCTGGTTACCCATACTGTTAAGACAGGTGAGTAATCAGCGGTTAATGCCAGGTAAAATCGGGCACTTTGAAGCAGCAAAAATGGTAGAGCGACTGGATGTGCCTATAGATACTGATCGTTCGATGGGGGATGTGCATGAAGCGGGAAATCCGCATGTACACCTTGATCCACGTCGAATACAAATCATTGCTAAGGCTTTGATGGTTCGTTTAAAGCAGGTTGACCCGCAAGGTGCTGAATATTATCAGTTACGATTTGATGATTTTACTCAGCGCTGGCAACAGGCCATCTTACAATGGAAACAGCAAGCGAGTGCATTGCAGGGTAAGCGTATCGTTGTGCATCACCGGGACTGGGTATATCTGTTTGACTGGTTAGGTATTGAAATAGCCGGAGCGCTTGAGCCTAAACCGGGTTTGCCGGCAACCCCCGGTCATCTCGTTTTGTTAAAACAATTGGTAACAGCAAAGCCGGTAGACATGATTGTGCATACACCCTATCAATCTACCAAAGCAGCGAAACGCCTTTCTCAAATCACTAATACCCCGGTAGTTGAATTACCTTATACAGTGGGTGGAGCTGATCAGGTAAATGATTTATTTGATTTGTTTTCAATCACTATTGAAAAGTTAAAAAGCGGGCTTCTGTGA
- a CDS encoding YcgN family cysteine cluster protein: MKKPFWVEKSLKEMTDQQWESLCDGCARCCLLKLEDEDSGELHFTRASCRLLDIETCRCKDYSNRKFREPECLAVRQMELEEYRWLPQTCAYRLISEGKELPEWHPLISGDNNSVKQAGISVEGFALSEEYIHPDQLDELIVELDTMIK, translated from the coding sequence ATGAAAAAACCTTTCTGGGTAGAAAAATCGTTAAAAGAAATGACAGATCAGCAGTGGGAGTCACTTTGTGATGGTTGTGCGCGTTGCTGTTTATTAAAACTGGAAGATGAAGATAGCGGGGAATTGCATTTTACCCGTGCGAGTTGTCGTTTGCTCGATATTGAGACCTGTCGTTGCAAAGACTACAGTAATCGTAAATTCAGAGAGCCGGAATGTCTGGCAGTTCGTCAAATGGAGCTGGAAGAATATCGATGGCTTCCACAAACCTGTGCTTACAGATTAATATCTGAAGGTAAAGAGCTGCCTGAATGGCACCCGCTTATCAGTGGTGATAACAATAGTGTAAAACAGGCGGGGATATCCGTTGAGGGTTTTGCTTTGTCAGAAGAATATATTCATCCTGATCAGTTAGATGAGCTTATTGTGGAATTGGATACGATGATTAAATAA
- a CDS encoding glyoxalase — MVVADTQVSVRFYQDVLGLELCNDRPTLGFPGAWFTVGEQQIHLLEVPNPDSVDNRPEHGGRDRHLALSVDNLTEIEQLLIARSIYYTKSKSGRQALFFRDPDGNGIELIQQ; from the coding sequence ATGGTTGTTGCGGATACACAGGTATCGGTGCGCTTCTATCAGGACGTATTAGGACTTGAGTTATGTAATGATCGCCCAACACTGGGTTTTCCCGGCGCATGGTTCACTGTTGGTGAGCAGCAGATTCATTTATTAGAGGTGCCAAATCCGGATTCTGTGGATAATCGACCTGAGCATGGGGGCAGAGACCGTCATTTGGCGTTATCCGTTGATAATTTAACTGAGATTGAGCAATTGTTAATAGCTCGCTCGATTTATTACACGAAAAGTAAATCGGGTCGTCAGGCTTTGTTTTTCCGTGATCCTGATGGAAATGGCATAGAGTTGATTCAACAATAA
- the dapD gene encoding 2,3,4,5-tetrahydropyridine-2,6-dicarboxylate N-succinyltransferase, giving the protein MSDLQNTIEEAFERRADITPRNVETHVREAVEECINMLDSGAARVAEKTGDDWTVNEWLKKAVLLSFRINDNEFIKGGFTNYYDKVESKFADYNTKDFRESGARVVPPATARKGSYIAPNVVLMPSYVNIGAYVDSGTMVDTWATVGSCAQIGKNVHLSGGVGIGGVLEPLQAAPTIIEDNCFIGARSEVVEGVIVEEGSVISMGVYIGQSTKIFNRETGEITYGRIPKGSVVVSGNLPSKDGTYSLYCAVIVKQVDAKTLSKTGLNQLLRDIE; this is encoded by the coding sequence ATGAGCGATTTACAAAACACAATTGAAGAGGCATTTGAACGCCGCGCAGACATTACACCTCGTAACGTTGAAACACACGTACGTGAAGCCGTAGAAGAATGCATAAATATGCTTGATTCTGGCGCTGCACGTGTTGCTGAAAAAACAGGTGACGACTGGACAGTTAATGAATGGTTAAAAAAAGCAGTTTTACTTTCTTTTCGTATCAATGATAACGAATTTATTAAAGGTGGTTTCACTAACTACTACGACAAAGTTGAATCAAAATTTGCTGATTACAACACAAAGGATTTCCGCGAATCAGGTGCACGAGTAGTACCACCTGCAACAGCACGTAAAGGCTCATACATTGCGCCTAATGTTGTGCTTATGCCATCTTATGTAAATATTGGCGCATACGTAGATAGCGGTACAATGGTAGACACATGGGCAACGGTTGGTTCATGCGCACAAATTGGTAAAAACGTTCACCTGTCTGGTGGTGTTGGTATTGGTGGTGTTTTAGAACCGTTACAGGCAGCGCCTACTATTATCGAAGACAACTGCTTTATCGGTGCACGTTCAGAAGTAGTTGAAGGTGTTATTGTTGAAGAAGGTTCTGTTATTTCAATGGGTGTTTACATTGGCCAGAGCACAAAAATCTTTAACCGCGAAACCGGTGAAATCACTTATGGTCGCATCCCTAAAGGTTCCGTTGTTGTTTCTGGTAACTTACCATCTAAAGATGGAACATACAGCCTTTACTGCGCAGTTATTGTTAAGCAGGTTGATGCTAAGACTTTAAGCAAGACGGGTCTTAACCAGTTACTTCGTGATATTGAATAA
- a CDS encoding ArsC family reductase: protein MKLYGIPNCDTIKKARKWLKDNDIDYEFHDYKKQGVPEKELNTWVKKVGWEVLLNKRGTTWRKLDDDIKNSVDETSAIQIMLDNSNIIKRPVLIKNKTILVGFKADEYSQL from the coding sequence ATTAAGTTATACGGTATACCCAATTGCGACACTATCAAAAAAGCCAGAAAATGGCTTAAAGATAATGATATCGATTACGAATTTCACGATTACAAAAAGCAGGGTGTACCTGAAAAAGAACTCAACACGTGGGTTAAAAAAGTTGGCTGGGAAGTTTTATTAAATAAACGTGGCACTACCTGGCGAAAGCTAGATGATGATATAAAAAACTCAGTAGACGAGACATCGGCCATTCAAATAATGCTGGATAACTCGAACATTATTAAGCGGCCTGTATTGATAAAAAACAAAACTATTCTAGTGGGTTTTAAAGCGGACGAGTATTCTCAGTTATAA
- a CDS encoding rubrerythrin family protein: MSKSIKGSETEKNLLIAFAGESQARNRYTYFAGVAKKEGLVQIASIFEETANQEKEHAKRFFKFLEGGDVEITETFSAGKMSTTLENLRDAAAGEEEEWSEMYPAFAKVAREEGFNLVAAAFDAISIAEKQHGKRYKDLADNLEDGKVFRRNGKVVWRCRNCGYLHESEEAPEVCPACLHPQAHFELLGENW, translated from the coding sequence ATGTCTAAAAGTATTAAAGGTTCAGAAACTGAAAAGAACTTACTCATCGCATTTGCCGGTGAATCACAGGCCAGAAATAGATATACCTATTTCGCGGGGGTGGCGAAAAAAGAAGGACTGGTGCAAATAGCTTCTATATTTGAAGAAACAGCAAATCAGGAAAAAGAACATGCAAAACGATTTTTTAAGTTTCTTGAAGGTGGTGATGTTGAAATTACAGAGACTTTTTCAGCGGGAAAAATGAGTACAACACTGGAAAATTTAAGAGATGCGGCAGCAGGCGAAGAAGAAGAGTGGTCAGAAATGTATCCGGCTTTTGCAAAAGTAGCCAGAGAAGAAGGTTTTAATCTAGTAGCAGCCGCATTTGATGCGATTTCTATAGCTGAGAAACAGCATGGTAAAAGATATAAGGATCTGGCTGATAATCTTGAGGATGGAAAGGTCTTTAGACGAAATGGAAAGGTTGTATGGCGTTGTCGCAATTGCGGTTATCTACATGAATCTGAAGAGGCACCGGAAGTATGTCCGGCTTGTTTGCACCCTCAGGCACACTTTGAGTTATTGGGTGAAAACTGGTAA